The Methylomarinum sp. Ch1-1 genome contains the following window.
GCCTCGACCGGGCTGCGGCCGGCCATTTCGGCGGTGACATAGGACAGACGCTGCAAATTTTTATGATAAATGGTGCGGCTGCCTTTTTCGTCAACCATCGTGCCGATTTCGCCTAGAGAAATCAGCTTGTCGTCATCCGTTTTAACGCGCAGCGCCAGCAGGTCGTTGGCCGATGAGCGCAGCGCTCTAGGCAGCTGCAGATGAATCAGCAGCGGCTGGCGTTCGGTGACGATATGCACGGTGCCGGCGGTTTCTCCGGCCAATGCCAGCTTCAAGGTAGCCGCGACCTGTTCGGCGGTGATCCCGTTCAGTGCGGCCTTGGGCCGATTCAATAGAAAATGAATTTGCTCATGTTCGGCCTCGACCATATCGTCGATATCGACCACGCCATCGGTCTGGTGCATCGCGGCCTTGACCCGGTCGGAGACATTGATGATGTCATCGTAGCTCGCCGCCGGCGGGCCGTAGACTTCGGCGACCACGGTCGACAGCACCGGCGGGCCGGGCGGCAATTCGACGATCTTGATATTGGCGCCATAGCGCTGTTCGATGCGGTCGATGTCGGGCCGTATGCGCAAGGCGATCTCATGCGATTGATGGACCCGGTGTTCTTTTTCCAGCAGATTGATGCGGATTTCGCCGACATGGCTGCCCTGGCGCAGATAATAATGTCTGACCATGCCATTGAAATCCATCGGCGAGGCGAGTCCTACATAGCTCTGATAGTCGGTGACTTCATTGACCGTCGATAAATAACGTCCTAGCGCCGTCGCCACGGCATCGGTCTCCTCCAACGTGCTGCCGCGCGGCATGTCGATGACCAGTTGCAATTCGTTTTTATTATCGAACGGCAGCAGTTTCAACGGCACCACGCGGGTCACGGCCAGCAGCGACGAAGCGACGAAGGCGATGAACACCGCCAACAGAAACCAGCGCGATCGCGCCGGCGTAGCGATCAGCGGCGCAAGGATAGTCTTGTAAATCCGGTAGCCTAAGGTGTTCTTTAACTCGAACGGTTTGTTGTGACCCTTGCCGTAGTCCTTCTTTAACAGCCGATAACTGGCCCAAGGGGTCACGGTGAAGGCGATAATCAGAGACAACAGCATCGCGATCGGTACGTTGAAGGCCATCGGCGCCATATACGGCCCCATCATGCCGGTAATATAGAACATCGGTATAAAAGACAAGATGACCGCAAAGGTCGCCAAAATGGTCGGCGGACGCACTTCATCAACCGCGGTCAACAGCGCCTGCAATGGCGGCTCCTTGCGCATCTTGTAATGACGATGAATGTTCTCCACATCGACGATCGGGTCGTCGACCAGCAGACCCAGCGATAAGATCAATGCAAACAGTGTCACTCGGTTGATCGTGTAACCGAAGATCAGGTCACAGAGCAAGGTCACGGCGAAGGTCATCGGCACCGCGATCGAGACGATGAGCGATTCCTTTAGCCCCAATGCCAGGGCCAGCAATACGATGATGGTTACAATCGCGATGCCGAGATGTTTGACCAGTTCATTGACTTTGTGGTCGGCGGTTTCTCCATAGTTGCGGGTCACCGTCAGCAGCACGTCATCCGGAATCAACGTGCCGCGCAGTTGTTCAGTCAGCGCCAACACCTGTTCGGCGACGCTGACCGCGTTGCTGCCCTTGCGCTTGGCGATCGCGAGGGTCACCATTTCGCGTTCTTCGCCGATTTCCGGTTGATTGCCGATCGCTGCGCCGATCGCGCGCATTTCTGCGACGGCAGGGCCGAAACCGATGCGGGTGTAATGACGTGGATCCAGCGGGCCATCGATGATGCGGGCGACATCTCTCAAATAAACCAGACGACCGTTGACGCTTTTGATCACGGTAGCGGCAACCTGTTCCGGAGTCTTGAAATGCGGTCCGGCTTCCAACAGAATCTCCTTGCCATGATTGTCGAAGGCGCCCGCCTGTCTATTGACATTGCTGTTGGCCAACGCTTGTTTGATTTCCAACAGCGTCGTACCCCGGGCGGCCATTTTGACCGGGTCGGGGTAAACGGTGATGCGGCGGGCGGCGCCGCCGACCACCCGGCTACGCCCGACATTTTCAATCGTGCGCAAACGCTCGATCAATTCGTCGGCGATACGGCGGATCGCCATCGAATCGTAGACCTCGTTCTGCGGCGACAGCGAGATCAGTACGGTCGGCACATCGTCAATCTCGACCGGCTTGACCAGCCAGTTGGTGACGCCGGGCGGAATGATATCCTGGTTGGCGAGCAATTTGTCGCGGGTTTTGATCAGGCTTTGTTCCAGTTCCTCGCCGACATAATAACGCACCGTGACGACCGCCTGTCCCGGACTGGAGGCGGAATAGACATATTCGACGCCGGGAATTGTGTATAGCAAGGCTTCCAGCGGCGTCGTCACCAGCATCTCCATTTCCTCGCTGGAGGCGCCGGGGTAATCGACATACACATCCATGACCGGCACGACGATTTGCGGGTCCTCCTCGCGTGGCGTCAATACCAGCGCGGCGGCGCCGGCCAACAGCGAGATGATCAAAAACAGCAGCGACAGTTGCGAGGTCGTGAACAGCCTGACGATGCTGACGGTGAAGCTGTCTTTTTGCATTTCCTGCTTATCGCTCATTGCACTAATCCGCTGTTAATCAGGATGGTTTCGCCTTCGCGCAGGCCGGACAACACCTCGACTTTATCGCCGCGTTGTTTGCCGGTGCGGATATGGCGAGTATAGACTTGATTGTCCTCGACGATTTTGACCGCCTCCAACTGGCCGTAATGCAACACCGCGGAAGCGGGAATGCGCAAGACGTTTTGATGTTCTTCGCAGCTTTGTTCCATCCAGGCGAACAGGCCCGGGATCAGGCCCTCGGAAGAAGGCAGGGCGGCTTTGACCAGTTGCGTGCGCGTCAACGGATCGATTTCCGGCACGATTTCATCGATGAC
Protein-coding sequences here:
- a CDS encoding efflux RND transporter permease subunit — translated: MSDKQEMQKDSFTVSIVRLFTTSQLSLLFLIISLLAGAAALVLTPREEDPQIVVPVMDVYVDYPGASSEEMEMLVTTPLEALLYTIPGVEYVYSASSPGQAVVTVRYYVGEELEQSLIKTRDKLLANQDIIPPGVTNWLVKPVEIDDVPTVLISLSPQNEVYDSMAIRRIADELIERLRTIENVGRSRVVGGAARRITVYPDPVKMAARGTTLLEIKQALANSNVNRQAGAFDNHGKEILLEAGPHFKTPEQVAATVIKSVNGRLVYLRDVARIIDGPLDPRHYTRIGFGPAVAEMRAIGAAIGNQPEIGEEREMVTLAIAKRKGSNAVSVAEQVLALTEQLRGTLIPDDVLLTVTRNYGETADHKVNELVKHLGIAIVTIIVLLALALGLKESLIVSIAVPMTFAVTLLCDLIFGYTINRVTLFALILSLGLLVDDPIVDVENIHRHYKMRKEPPLQALLTAVDEVRPPTILATFAVILSFIPMFYITGMMGPYMAPMAFNVPIAMLLSLIIAFTVTPWASYRLLKKDYGKGHNKPFELKNTLGYRIYKTILAPLIATPARSRWFLLAVFIAFVASSLLAVTRVVPLKLLPFDNKNELQLVIDMPRGSTLEETDAVATALGRYLSTVNEVTDYQSYVGLASPMDFNGMVRHYYLRQGSHVGEIRINLLEKEHRVHQSHEIALRIRPDIDRIEQRYGANIKIVELPPGPPVLSTVVAEVYGPPAASYDDIINVSDRVKAAMHQTDGVVDIDDMVEAEHEQIHFLLNRPKAALNGITAEQVAATLKLALAGETAGTVHIVTERQPLLIHLQLPRALRSSANDLLALRVKTDDDKLISLGEIGTMVDEKGSRTIYHKNLQRLSYVTAEMAGRSPVEAVLDLYEWMDNNPLPEGFHVELAGEGEWKITVDVFRDLGLAFGAAMVMIYVLLVGQTGSLGIPLIMMIAIPLTVIGIMPGFWFINLFSEPVGDYANPVYFTATAMIGMIALAGIVVRNSIILIDFIERAYNRDQETTLPDALIEAGATRLTPIFLTAAAAVFGSAIIVLDPIFSGLAWSFIFGIIASTLFSLVVIPVVYYLIMRNKPKQMNIEPEL